One Falsibacillus pallidus genomic window, GGAATTATTGCACTTATTGTTTTAGGTATCATCATTGCAGTAGCAACAAGCGGTGGAGATGACAGCTCCAATGCACCTGCAAAAGTTGATGGTTCAACAGGTTCAGCTAAAAAGGAAAAAGCTCAAACGACATTCAAACTTGGCGATACGATCCAATTGGGGGATCACAAAGTTACCGTAACAAAATTAGAAAAATCAGCTGGCGGAGAATTTGAAACACCAAAAGGCGGTAATGAATTTGTTATTGTTCACCTAACAATTGAAAACGGTGGTAAAGATCAAATCTCTTATAACCCATACGATTTCCAATTGAAAAATAGCCAAGGTAACATTGTAGATCCTGGCTTCATTACAATAGACCAAGATACGGCATTGGAATCAGGCGAACTTGCAGCAGGTGGAAAAGTTCAAGGAACTATTTCTTTTGAAGCACCTCAGAATGATTCAGACCTGGACCTTATCTTCACACCAAGCTTCTGGTCAGATAAGAAAATTACTATTAACCTAAACTAGTAGTGCAGGAACAATCTCTTTAATCCCCATGACAAAAGCAGACCAGGCAACCCGGTCTGCTTTTTTATGCTTTCATTGAATTGCGGGACTCTGCATCCTGCCACTCTTCCCGATACCTCTCTACAA contains:
- a CDS encoding DUF4352 domain-containing protein; the encoded protein is MKKFFKFGCLGIIALIVLGIIIAVATSGGDDSSNAPAKVDGSTGSAKKEKAQTTFKLGDTIQLGDHKVTVTKLEKSAGGEFETPKGGNEFVIVHLTIENGGKDQISYNPYDFQLKNSQGNIVDPGFITIDQDTALESGELAAGGKVQGTISFEAPQNDSDLDLIFTPSFWSDKKITINLN